Proteins encoded in a region of the Zea mays cultivar B73 chromosome 2, Zm-B73-REFERENCE-NAM-5.0, whole genome shotgun sequence genome:
- the LOC103647247 gene encoding CAX-interacting protein 4, producing the protein MPATAGRVRMPANNRVHSSAALQTHGIWQSAIGYDPYAPENNKQQPGRPSSSVSAAAAAAAANDANAAASAAAASGSGSSDGNAYTSFQGLLALARITGSNSDETRGACKKCGRVGHLTFQCRNFLSVKDLDLDDAQAAAQAAAQAKFDEIKKKAAAGGDADEASDDLEEEEEDSDSSDSDVDPELEKIIAQRERARNGGRRHRQEEKSLSHRYRSSSSKRKSKHTRSWRSDDTEDEEEEGRRGRDRKKRSSRSKKHERSDEASSDDSDSDRQRHRKSRKNRSDEASSDDSDSDRHRRRKGRKDRKRRRSHRRRDDSSDEVSGGEERRRQCHRKRSHHQRDASDCDKGGSDYADEKKQSSRRRRHRQSESSGLDEDERRDPRGAKRSEEKNRDRKRS; encoded by the coding sequence ATGCCGGCGACGGCGGGGCGCGTCCGCATGCCCGCGAACAACCGCGTGCACAGCAGCGCGGCATTGCAGACGCACGGCATCTGGCAGAGCGCCATCGGATACGACCCCTACGCGCCCGAGAACAACAAGCAACAGCCGGGCCGCCCCTCCTCCTCCGtctccgccgccgctgccgccgcggCCGCCAACGACGCCAACGCAGCCGCCAGCGCCGCAGCAGCTTCCGGATCCGGCTCGAGCGATGGCAACGCCTACACCAGCTTCCAGGGCCTCCTCGCGCTCGCCCGCATCACCGGCTCCAACTCCGATGAGACACGCGGCGCCTGCAAGAAGTGCGGCCGCGTTGGCCACCTCACCTTCCAGTGCCGCAACTTCCTCTCCGTCAAGGACCTGGACCTGGACGACGCCCAGGCCGCTGCACAGGCAGCCGCGCAGGCCAAGTTCGACGAAATAaaaaagaaggctgctgctggtgGGGACGCAGATGAGGCTTCTGATGACCTCGAAGAGGAGGAAGAGGACAGCGATTCCTCTGATTCAGACGTCGACCCTGAGCTGGAGAAGATAATTGCTCAGCGCGAGCGTGCCAGGAATGGAGGACGGAGGCACAGGCAGGAAGAGAAGTCGTTGAGCCACCGCTAtaggagcagcagcagcaagaGAAAATCAAAGCACACAAGGAGTTGGAGAAGTGATGATACTGAGGATGAAGAGGAGGAAGGCAGAAGAGGCAGGGACAGGAAGAAGAGGTCCAGCAGATCGAAAAAGCATGAAAGATCAGATGAGGCTAGCAGTGATGACTCTGACTCAGATAGGCAGAGACACAGGAAGAGCAGGAAGAACAGATCAGATGAGGCTAGCAGCGATGACTCTGACTCAGATAGGCATAGGCGCAGGAAGGGCAGGAAGGACAGGAAGAGAAGGAGGAGCCACCGCAGGAGAGACGACTCATCGGATGAGGTGTCTGGAGGTGAAGAAAGGAGACGCCAATGTCACCGCAAGCGGAGCCATCACCAAAGGGATGCATCTGACTGTGACAAAGGTGGCAGTGATTATGCAGATGAAAAGAAGCAATCGAGCAGGCGGAGGAGGCACCGCCAGTCAGAAAGCAGTGGGTTGGATGAGGATGAGCGGCGTGATCCCCGAGGAGCAAAGCGATCTGAGGAGAAGAACAGGGACCGCAAGAGGAGCTAA